The window GCCTTTCCTGGCCATACTGGCGCCATCGTAGCGGGGTTCGGAACCGTCACCTGCCACAAATCCACCACCATAGAAATAGACCAGAACGGGAAGTTTAGCTTCGGGACGGGTAGCAGGGCTCCATACATTCAGGTAAAGGCAGTCCTCGTTAAAACCTTCAGACCGGAAATTCATGTCCCCAAATACGGCAGCCTGAACAGGTCCGGGTCCGAATTTTTTCGCCTCACGTATTCCCTTCCAATTAGGCAGGGGCTGGGGGGCTTTCCACCTTAATTCCCCTAGCGGTGGAGCGGCATAGGGAATGCCCAGGTAGATGTTGAGGCTGCTTTTGATACCATGGACACCTTCCAGTGTTCCGCTTTTAACCGTTGCCTGTACCGGGAATCCTTTGGGCGGTTGGGCCAATGCCATGCCGCCATGCATCGTTAAGGCAGCCATAAAAGTGACAATTAGTTTCATGATAGACAGGTGCTGTTTATTGAGTCAACTAGACTCAATGAATGTAAGGAATATTTTCCAGCGGTTATTAATTGGCCTTTGGTCAATTTCCTGATCCGCAACCGTATAACCAGTTGTTCGATGCAATTGTCAACATCCCCTTTTCCCGCTTTCAAAATTCCTCTACCTTTCGCCTATGATCAATTTCTCTCCGCTATCGTTCCATAAGGAACGGGTTGTTGAACTGGAAAAAGACCTTAAGCACCTCAATAAGAAAAGAAGCCGGATCGCCTGGATAAGGTTGGTCCTGGCAGCCGGAACTGCGTATTTGTTCTACCGCCTTTGGCCAATTGATAAACTATATGCGGCACTATCACTTGCAGTGTTTTTAGCCATCTTCCTGCGGTTGGTGGTGATCAGCCTGCGGTTAAAGGACAGGGCCCTGCACTTGCAGCAGTTGTTGGCCATCCATAAGGATGAACAGGAATGGGTGCTGCACAGGTTCCAACATCGTTATGATGGAAGCGAATGGCAACCCGAACACCATGCCTATGCCCGCGACCTTGACCTGTTTGGCCGCCATTCTGTTTACCAGTTGATCAATCGCGCCCAATCGGAACAGGGCCGGCAGTTGTTGGCCAAATGGTTGCTGGAGCCTGCTATGGAAGCTGAGGTTCTTTCCCGCCAGGAAGCCATAAGGTCCTTATCCCTGCACCCTGATGCCATTTATGAACTACAGGCTATTGGTGCCAGTGAACAGATAAGGATCGACAGCCAATTGAAGTTGGAGGAGTGGCTGGCGGCAGCGTTCCGTTTCAGGGGAAAGGCTGTTTGGTCCACTCTGCGTTGGGGTTTTCCCATCCTTTCCTTATCTGCTTTAACTGCGCACCTGATAGGGTACCTGCCGGGACTGTATTTCTACCCGGCCCTGATCCTGTTCATGGTAATTGCCTTTGTGATCACTAAAAAAGTGATGCCCCAGTACCAGGTCCTGGATAAGATGACCGTTCAATTGAAAACCTTACTCAGGAGTGCCCGGCATGTAGAGTCGTTGCAATATGATGCGCCCTTGTTAATGCAATACCGGGAAGCATTTATGG is drawn from Flavihumibacter rivuli and contains these coding sequences:
- a CDS encoding MutS family DNA mismatch repair protein — encoded protein: MINFSPLSFHKERVVELEKDLKHLNKKRSRIAWIRLVLAAGTAYLFYRLWPIDKLYAALSLAVFLAIFLRLVVISLRLKDRALHLQQLLAIHKDEQEWVLHRFQHRYDGSEWQPEHHAYARDLDLFGRHSVYQLINRAQSEQGRQLLAKWLLEPAMEAEVLSRQEAIRSLSLHPDAIYELQAIGASEQIRIDSQLKLEEWLAAAFRFRGKAVWSTLRWGFPILSLSALTAHLIGYLPGLYFYPALILFMVIAFVITKKVMPQYQVLDKMTVQLKTLLRSARHVESLQYDAPLLMQYREAFMGDGSGCSTQIRQLQRILDRFDYRLNPLVFLPLNTFLLWDLQQVLALERWKEANQERVSQWYAALAGMEALYSLGCLAFNKQHWAFPKLSEAPGVFSGRGVGHPLIAPEKRVANDFMTEGKPRVSLITGSNMAGKSTFLRSIGINQVLAMMGAPVCAEELTVSPMRIMSSMRVTDNLEENASTFYAELHQLKGIIDAVNEGEQVLVLLDEILRGTNSNDRHTGSRALIRQLVEQKATALLATHDLELAKLSGQYPEAIRNYHFDVQVAGEELYFDYRLKPGVCTSMNASILMKKIGIDL